Proteins from one Gallus gallus isolate bGalGal1 chromosome 17, bGalGal1.mat.broiler.GRCg7b, whole genome shotgun sequence genomic window:
- the ALC gene encoding ALC protein, whose protein sequence is MLRSRRSPTRQRPHGYQPSHAPQIRTSRTGGNLTRSPAGRAAPRKKAEVPRSRKKKRVYPESSAFIFPADRQEQTKSNNENSFSVRAGQPLAYDQRLLLPRRRERGCQPPSAALFPARRRRHGSAAVPGFPKSRAPSAGSRERSPGRCVSAALRGFPAPRPRFTAKVRLGAAHGSTGLPLYTAAAVALAVLLLCLLLPKGRNAK, encoded by the exons ATGCTCCGCAGCCGTCGGTCACCGACGAGGCAGCGCCCGCACGGTTACCAGCCGTCACACGCTCCGCAGATCCGCACCTCCCGCACCGGCGGGAACCTCACCAGAAGCCCGGCGGGGCGCGCTGCGCCGCGCAAGAAGGCCGAGGTGCCCCGCAGCCGCAAGAAGAAACGAGTGTACCCCGAATCTTCCGCTTTTATTTTCCCCGCAGATCGGCAG GAGCAAACGAAATCCAACAACGagaattcattttctgtccGGGCTGGGCAGCCGCTCGCCTACGACCAACGTCTCCTGCTGCCTCGCCGACGGGAGCGCGGATGCCAACCGCCGTCGGCCGCTCTCTTCCCTGCACGACGGCGCCGCCACGGCTCTGCTGCCGTCCCGGGATTTCCTAAGAGCCGCGCACCTTCCGCGGGAAGCCGAGAGCGGAGCCCCGGCCGGTGCGTGTCCGCAGCCCTCCGGGGGTTCCCGGCTCCGCGCCCGCGGTTCACTGCCAAAGTTCGGCTCGGCGCTGCGCACGGCTCGACGGGGCTTCCTCTTTACACGGCTGCAGCCGTCGCTCTCGCGGTGCTCCTACTCTGCCTGTTGCTTCCCAAagggagaaatgcaaaataa
- the LOC121107053 gene encoding basic proline-rich protein-like → MHGLHPSAPGAPANRSEWPRSAVRDGGRTAERLRAALADGAARGLRGLRRCRRPGPRRDRPAAGCSPRSDGRCRGRAERAAPLRGKKKKKKKGKPLNPATPSPSALRTAVATQPVPAGGGGARVGDERPGQLRTGQPRDRARRPRESRARRAPADPGSLPAPQLPRCPGPCLRAPAGGRLRSGPGRAGPGRAGFGRGGIVASSDCGKPTRTRGPRPPLARPPALPAQPTPVPRGSPRAPGTARLLAPSRELSRISEHGGAARSGTRGHPHSRAGTARLRQKNRGASLSPSLRVTRGPTLSRTRAQRRAERSRTGSD, encoded by the coding sequence ATGCACGGGCTACATCCGTCAGCACCGGGCGCACCCGCCAACCGCTCCGAGTGGCCCCGCAGTGCGGTGCGGGACGGAGGGCGGACGGCAGAGCGACTCAGAGCCGCATTGGCCGACGGGGCTGCTCGGGGACTCCGCGGGCTCCGCCGCTGTCGGCGCCCGGGCCCACGTCGGGATCGCCCCGCAGCGGGCTGCTCCCCGCGTAGCGATGGTCGATGCCGAGGCCGTGCGGAGCGCGCAGCGCCGCTgcgagggaaaaaaaaaaaaaaaaaaaaaggaaagcctcTGAACCCCGCGACCCCATCACCGTCCGCGCTCCGCACGGCCGTGGCAACGCAGCCGGTgccggcgggaggcggcggtgCCCGAGTCGGGGATGAGCGGCCCGGGCAGCTCCGCACGGGGCAGCCCCGGGATCGCGCCCGCCGGCCTCGGGAGTCCCGAGCTCGCCGCGCCCCGGCTGACCCCGGTTcgctcccggccccgcagctCCCGCGGTGCCCCGGGCCGTGCCTCCGCGCGCCGGCAGGGGGCAGGCTGCGctcggggccgggccgggccgggccgggccgggccgggttCGGCCGCGGCGGGATCGTCGCCTCCAGCGACTGCGGGAAGCCCACCCGCACCCGGGGCCCACGACCGCCGCTCGCGAGACCGCCCGCACTGCCGGCGCAGCCAACTCCAGTCCCGCGAGGATCCCCTCGAGCCCCCGGGACTGCTCGCCTGCTCGCCCCCAGCCGGGAACTCAGCAGAATAAGCGAACACGGAGGGGCCGCACGCTCCGGAACGCGCGGTCATCCGCACAGCCGCGCGGGGACCGCGCGCTTAAGGCAGAAAAATCGCGGGGCTTCTCTGTCTCCGTCCCTTCGAGTAACGCGGGGCCCCACGCTATCCCGAACGCGCGCACAGCGCCGAGCGGAGCGGTCCCGCACGGGGTCCGACTGA